The Atribacter laminatus genome contains the following window.
CGGTTGTTACCCTAAGTTCACCAATGAACTGAGCAATTAATTCTATATTCTCCTCTGAATCATTCAATCCCTTCACTAACATCGATTCAGTAATAATCTGACCGGTAAAATTTTTAGCAAAAGCTTTCAAACCAAAGATAAATTCCTCCCAATTTAACTCATCAACAGGTTGGTTAACCTGTTTCCAAACAGCCGGGGATCCACTGTCAATTTTAAGAGAAACTAAGTCACAGTTCGATAAAGAATTTCGTATTCGTTCATTTCTCAGCAAAGTGCCATTGGTGATCACGGCAATTTTTATCTTGAGGTCTCGAAGCAAATCGATGGTTTCACCAAGATTTTTATCTAAGGTTGGTTCGCCATCGGCAACAAAAGTCAGATAATCAATTTTTTCATTTTTTTCCAATAATCTTTGCAGCTTCTCCTGAACTGATTGAAATATTTGATTTGGCGAATAATAGTCAGCAGCTTTTAAATGCTGATACCGTGTTTCTCCTAATTGGCAATATACACAGTTATAAGGACAGTGTTTAAAAGGGATATTGTTTATGCCCAGGCTTCTTCCTAACCGTCGTGATGGAACTGGTCCAAAAACTATCATATTGGTTTGCTCTTTCTTTTATTTTTAGAATAAAAACAACTCACATTAAAATTTTAAAACCATTCAACTATAGTCCCAACTCCCGCATGAATACAATTGGTTCCATAGATCTCATGAGCAAGGTCAATACCAGCAAAACCAGTACAATGACAAGGAGCAATCTTTTCTACTCCCATTTTTTTCAAGTTTTGAAAAATTGATTGTATCTCATCATCATCGCTATGGCAAAGATGAAATCCGCCCAAAGCCGCACCAATGGTTTGACCTGTAACATCTATTGCAGTTGATATCATTTTTTCCAATCCCGGATGACAACATCCTCCGATAAAAAGAGCCTTCTCCCTACCTCGAGCAGCTAACCCTTGCTCAGGAATAATACCTTTGATTTCACCAGTAGAAAAAAGCCCGGGAAGAATCTCCATTCCTTTGGTTACCTCTTTTAATAATAACCTCGGAGCAGGAAAATTTTCTCGAAAAGCTGTGGTAAAAGAAGGAAGGATTAAAATCTCCAAATCATTTCGAAAAGATACCATTGTCTTCGCTCCACCAACATGGTCATAATGTTCATGAGAAAGAATTACCTTTTCAATGGTTGATGGATCTATATTTAACTGTTTCATGTTTTGAAGCAAGAGAGGACCACTTTCTCCGGTATCAAAAAGTACTCTTCTCCCTTCATGATTTTCAACTAGGCAAGAAAAGCCGTGGGAAGAAAGGAGGTCGTCTCGGGTTGTTTGATTGTCATATAAAATTGTCATAGTAAAGAATGGATGTTGCATTTTATTCACTCCGTTCGGGAATTGACTGTCTGGAAAAAATTTACTAACTGATTCCATATGTTCAATATCTGCTGAGAAAAAATACTATTTGGATTATATTCATAAGTAGATAAACCAATAGTCATTGACTTTACAACATCATCACTAAAGGGGATTTCAGCTACTAAAGGAAGGTTATTATCCTGGCAAAATTTCTTAATTTTATTGGTATTTTCTAAGCTTAAATCAGATTTATTCACCACTACCCATGCTTCTATCTGGAAATGTTTAGCTAATGCCCATATTCTTCCCAAATCATGAATTCCGCTTAAAGTGGGTTCGGTCACTAAAAGAGCTAAATCACAACCGGTGATGCTAGCAATGACTGGACATCCAATGCCGGGTGCACCATCGATTAATATAAATTCAACCCCTTTTTCTTTGGCATATTGTTCAGCTTTTTCACGAATTGCTGTAACCATCTTTCCGGAGTTTTCTCCACCGGGTAGCAATCTCCCATGATAAAGGTTGTTTTTCCACCGGGTTATCGATGCCGATAGATAGCCACTGGTATGAGGTTCCATGGTAATGGCTTCAACCAAACAAAGGTAGGCACAAAGCCCACATCCTTCACACTTAATAGGATCGACATATGGGTAATCTAAAGATAGAGATATGGCATCAAATTGACAGGGACCCAAACAAGCTAAACACTGCTGGCATCGATCGGGATGAACCAGAGCTTTTTTGCTTGAAACAAAAGATTGATGAAAAAATTGTTCAGGATCAGCAACTAATGCTAAGTTAGGAGCATCAACATCGGCATCGACGAGAACCGCTCTCTTTTTTGCCAATGATGCTAATGAGGCGGTTACTGATGTCTTACCGGTGCCACCCTTCCCACTCAATATCGCAATTTGTTTCATAATTAAAACTCCTCTGGGTACTCAAATTTGTTTCTATCCAATAAATATAGTGAGAAGTAAATTGTGAGTAGTAAATAGTACAAATAATCACTCTCATACCAACCTTCTCCCATTTTCTTTTTTCCTCTCCCCTGGCGGAAGAACCATTTCTCTCTTTTTTCCTCTCCCCTGGTGGGAGAGGATTAAGGTGAGGGGGGAAACTTGGATATCTTCTGAAAGCTTCATTTTAAAACACCAACCCTGGATCTGAATCCAGGGTTTTCATCCTCATCCTAACCTTCTCCCAACAAGGAAGAAGAATTGAAGCCTAATTCTTGGTTTCTATTCTTTTAAAAATCGCTAAAAGCTCTTGAGCATAATTGTTTTCTCCATCTATAAGGGTCATGCCTTGAGCGTATTTTTCTCCAATCGACTTTTCAAATGGTATTCTCCCTAAAATTTCAATACCTTTTTCCCGACAAAAAACTTCGGTTTTATTTCCGTCTAAACCATGTTTATTGATGATAACCCCAAATGGAATATGAAGTTCTTCGATAACGGCAACTGCCATTTTAAGGTCTGAGAAACCAAAAGGTGTTGGCTCAGTAACCAATAAACAATAGTCAGTATCTTCAACCGCTGCTACGAGTGCACAACCTGTTCCAGGTGGACAATCAATAATAATAACTTGATTCGACTCTTGGGGAAGATTCTTTTTTAAAACATTAATAATCACAGGAGATCTCGGCTCCCCAATATTCAGAATTCCTCGTCTAAAATCAATACCATCCGAAGTCTTCCCCTTTTCTATTGTACCTTTTATCGTTTGATCCTTTTCAATGGCTGCCTGTGGGCAAACCACCCGACATCCTTGACAGCTATGACAAAGCTCCGGGAAAAAAAGTATTTTCTTGTTCACTAAAGCCAACGCATTATAGGCACAAAATTCAACACATTTTCCACAACCATCACATCGATCTTCTATCACCAAAGGAGTAAACGAGGTTACGGTTTGGTTCTCAAAAAAGTCGGGTTTTAAAAAAAAATGAGCGTTTGGTGCTTCTACGTCTGCATCAAGAAATATTACCGACTTTGATCGCGAAATAGTTTGTGCCAAACTCGTCGCGATTAGTGTTTTGCCGGTTCCTCCTTTTCCGCTGGCTACCGCAATTTTCATGATGGTGTTATACCTTCTCGAACCATATTTGTTCCACATTGCGGACACTTAACCTGAAAACAGGGGACGCCTGGTTGGTGTGGAACTTTGGTTCCACACTGTGGACATACACAAACTCCACCCGGACCGGCTCCTGCTCCACCTCCTCGTCCCATCCCTTTTCCTCCACCACCTGAAGATCGATTCCCTAATCCACGCATCGTTTTATCCTCCTTTTCAACTATTTCAAACCAAAATGAGAAGAAACATTCGCTTGAGTTGTAGGAGTCAACTTCCCATTTTTAAAATCATTAAGTGCCGATTCTCCCGTCCCGCTATTATTAATATAGACTTTAATTCCTGCCTCATTCAATACTTTTGAGGCATTGGGACCCATATTTCCTGTTAGGATTGCTTTAACTCCTCGATCAACCATAAACTGAGCGGTTTGAATTCCAGCTCCACCTCCCGCCGAAATCTGCGGATTGGGAATGGCTTCTACCTCATTTGTTTCATCATCGACAATTAAAAAATACTGGCATCGGCCAAATCTGGGATCGAGGTCATCTTTAAGAGTCTTTCCTTGCGAAGTAATTACGATTTTCATAATATATCCTTCCTTCCTTCGTGGATTCATATGAGAAGGAGTTTATTCTCCCTCTCGCCATCTTCCTTTCGGTATTTTCTTCCTGGTGGAAAAACTCACCTTCTTGCTATCCTCTCTTCTGTTCGTAAAGAAAAAAGGTGAAGCGGAAAAGCCTATTTTCAATCCTTTGTGGCACCACACCTGTGGTATGAGAGTTTATCCTGAAAATACCGGAACCAATTTTATAACTAACTCTTTAAGAACAACCAACCAGAACCTCAACCAAGGCTTTCACCCTCATCCTCACCTTCTCCCATTAAGGGAGAAGAACTCTGAATCGTCATTGCGAGGACGTGGCAATCTCTTAGGTATAATATTTTTCATTTTTCTTCTCCCTATGTATTAAGTGTGAAAATTTTTTACATCACCCCTTCGTGGGAGAGGGTTAGGGTGAGGGGGCAACCTATTTTCATCCTCATCTAACACTGTTAATTACCATAAAGGTTTTCTATGTCTCACTTCACTGTGTTAAACTGTGAATTAATCGTGGTGATGATCACAATCTCCATTCCCTGAGTCTTGTTCATGGGTACATGTACTTTCACCAGCAATGAGAGTCCCTTTCTGTAACTTTTTTATAACTTCATCAATTGGTCCTTCTGCTCCAAGATAGACATCAATTCCTACTTCTTGAAAAAGATTTTGTGCCCGAGGACCCATACCTCCAGCTACGATCGCATTAACTCCGCCTTTGCGAAGATATTGAGGTAGAAATCCTGGTTCATGACCGGGATTCTCAATAACTTCTTGAGCTATGACTTTTCCATCTTCTAAATCAATAATGGTATAGGTTGCGCAACGACCAAAATGCGGTGATACCTGGTTTCCATCGGTTGATATAGCAATCCTTATCATGAAAAAACCTCCCAATGTTAGGGTATGGAGGAGAGGGAAATTAATTTCCCTCTCCCTATCTTGTTCTACGAATTTTCTTTTGGTTGGCTTTTTTGAAGTTCTCCAATCCGCTTGTCGATTTCCTCCAGTTGTTGCTTGAGAAATTCAGCCTGTTCTTTTAATACTTCTGCTTCTTCCTGTGGATTTGTTGGCGGCGGAACATTTCCCCAAGCAGGCGCAAATGGCGGATTATAATATTGGGCTCTTGACCATCCGGGAAGTCCGGTTGCATAGTACCAGTTTCTCCAACCACGACCGCCTCCTCGGCCAAACCAACCACGTCCAAACCCAAATCTTCCAAACGCTGGATTCATGTATCCTGGTACATCATAACCAGCACAATATCCAGCTGCTCTCCCCGTCATGGGCCCCATGCCCATTGGTCCGGTTCCATCTCCTCTTGGCATATCAAAATACCTCCTTTATTTAATCAACAATAATAGCCTCTCGGTGAGTAATAATATCCCATTGGTCCTATTAAAGGATAGCCGTACTGGGCTCTTGCCCATCCGGGAATCCCGGTAGCGTAATACAAATGTCGCCACCCACGACCTCTCCCCCTACCAAACCGACCCAGAAAACGTCCACCGAAATACCTCGGTGAACCTCTTAACCAAAACTGGTTAAGATGAGGACCAAGAGAGGTTACACAATAACCTCTTCCCCATCCAGTCATCGGTCCTAAACCTAAAGGTCCGGTGCCATCAAGTCCGGGCATCTAATACACCTCCCTTTTATTGCTATTGAAAACCATTTTCATTTATAAAATAAAAAAAATCTATGATTTATTCAACTGACAGTTTTCACATAAGCCATAAAACTGAATAAGGTGTTTATGAATCTGGAAATGATATTTCTCAGCAAGCCCTTTTTCAGTTCGATCCAGCAATTCTTTTTCTTCATCAATAAAATCTGTATAATCTATAATTCGACCACATTCGGTACAAACCAAATGATGATGATGATGAAAACCATCCGGTCCTTCCGAAAGCTCGTATCGTGTTCGACCGTCACCAAAATCAAATTTATAGACAATCCCCATATTGACTAAAATTTCTAAGGTTCGATAGACCGTAGTGAGTCCAATATTATCATTGTTATACTTTTGTCGCAGGGTTAGATAAATGTCCTCAGCACTGGGATGTTTCGTTGTTTTACTGAGAATATCGATAATTGCTAGGCGAGGCGACGTTAACCGTAAGCCTGCTCCTTCAAATTTCCCTCGCCACCAGCATTTACGCATTTTCTATGAGCTCCTTTTATTAATCTTATTGAAAATGGTTTTCATTATTGGTTATATTATCAGACCTTTCTATCCTTTTGTCAAGAGATAATTATGGGGTTTAAGGTTCTTTTTATAAAAATTAAAATCTTGATATATGATAGCAGTAGATGAGGATGAAAATGATCTTTCTTGATGAGAGAGGGTGAGGATGATGGTGATATGTATTTTCCGGATAAACAAATAATACCTACATCATAATAAAAACTGATTATTATCGTATAATATGAAAACGAATTTATAAATCTCTGAAAATAATGAATATTTAGTTAAGGATGGATCAAAAATGGACATAAAAAACCTTAGAAAAAATCTACAACAAGGTAAAATCGTTGTAGGAAGTGAAGTTAACGAAGTTCGCTCCCCAGCCATTGCCGAAATATATGCAGCCGCTGGGTTGGATTTTATTGTCGTTGATATGGAACATACTTCATTTACAATTTCAGAAGCTTCTCAAATATATCGAATGGCAAGAAATTGTGGTATTGCTCCAATAGTTCGTATTCCAGCCATCGATTATGAAGTAATTTGCCGAAATCTTGACCAAGGCGCTCGAGGGATCGTCGTTCCTCGAATTACTTCTGCCGAAGAAGTCCTTCAAGTCATTGAAATGATGAAATATCCTCCTAAAGGGAAAAGAGGTCTTTACCCGGGAGGAACTGCCACTGGCTATTGTCCAACTTCTCCAGCTGACTTTATTCAAGATCAAAATGATACGACTTTGCTCATTGTTCAAATTGAAAACCAGCAAGCGGTTCAGAACCTCGACAGCATTCTTTCCATCCCTGAAATCGATGTGATTCTAATCGGCCCGGCCGATCTTTCTCTTTCAATAGGTCATCCCTGTGAATTCATCCATGAAGACGTCCTTTTATTAATTAGAAAGGTGATTCAAAGGTGTCGGGATTTTAAAATTCCTTCTGGCGTTGCTTATGCCAACCCTAGTTTAGCAAGAAGTTGGATATCGGAAGGAGTGCAATTTTTCTGGGTTAACAGCGACATTAACATGCTTTTAACTGGATCCAAGGCAGTAGTGACGGAAATGCGTAAAAACTGTAATCAATGATGAAGTAGTGAACCTTGAGTTAGATAAACACTGTATATTTGTCTCAAAGGATTAACTATTTTTGTTACACCCGTATCTTCACTTTCTCTTTTGAAGGGAGAAGAAATTTAAACTCTGTAAGTACTTACCCCCTCTAAAGGAGGAAGCAAGTACTTACTTCATTGTTTAATATAGCTATGCATCTTGGCAGTACATTTTTGTTAATGGCATTAAAAAGACCAAAGGTTCTTAAGAGTTCATCATTTTTGTAGTCCTGATTATCCTGTCCACATCGGGGAGGGCTTCAGATTCAAGAGAAGCTGCAAAAGGAACTGGGACATCTGCAGCAGCAATTCTCCGAACCGGAGCATCCAAATAATCAAAACATTCTTCCCCAATCGAAGCTGCGACTTCGGCTCCAAAACCCGAGCTCTTGCAGTCCTCTTCAATTGTTAGACACTTTCCTGTTTTCTGAACTGATTGAAAAATTGTCTCTTTATCAATTGGAGAAAGGGTCTGCAGGTCAATAACCTCGACATCAATCCCTTCCTGAGCAAGCTGATCGGCTGCATCAAGAGCAACATGAACCATTCTCGAGTAGGATATGAAAGTTATATCCCGGCCTTTTTTCATCAGGTTAGCTTTTCCTAAGGGCAAAAGATATTCCTCTTCGGGTACATCTCCTTTTTTCGAATAAAGTAATTTATGTTCAATAAAAACAACCGGATTCGGATTCCGAATTGAAGATTTGAGTAACCCTTTGGCATTATAAGGGGTTGAAGGCATTACAACCATTAAGCCGGGAATATAACAAAATAAATTCTCAAGGCTTTGTGAATGTTGTGCTGCGCTACCAGTTCCCCCTCCTCCCTGAGTTCGAAATACTGCTGGTACTTTTGCCTGCCCACCGGTCATATATCTGATTTTCGCAGCTTGATTGATAATTTGATCCATTGCAATCGTTGTAAAATCTATAAACATAAACTCTACAACGGGTTTCATATCTAACAAAGCTGCTCCAACAGCAATTCCAGCTATTCCGGCTTCGGAAAGTGGACTATTTCTCACCCTTTCAGAACCAAATTCTTTTACTAAGTTTTTGGTTACTCCAAAAGCCCCACCGTGCAAACCAATATCTTCGCCCATAAGAAACACTTTTTCATCACGAATCATTTCTTCACGAAGCGCTTCATTCAATGCTTGCGAAAAGGTAATTTCTCTCATAGTTCTCCTTCTTTCACAAAAATATCGGTTAGTAATTCTTCTTTTGGCGGCTCCGGACTATCAAAAGCGAATTGAACCGCCTGATCAATTTCTTTTCGTATTTGGCTTCTCATTTGGTCAATGATATCCTGAGTTAAAATATTTCGGTCAAGTAAATCTCTTTCCATTCTTAACAGCGGATCTTTTTGCTTCCACTGTTCCACTTCTTTACTGGATCGGTAAACTTCAGGATCTCCAATATCATGACCTTCGTGTCGATAGGTTTTAGCCTCGATTAATATCGGTCCACCATTTTGCCGGATCTTTTCTACCGCTGTTTTTGTCGTCTCATAAACCTGGAAAAAGTCGTTACCATCGATGGTTATTCCTGAAAATCCATACCCTTCAGCTCTTTTTGCAATATCATCCAATCGACAAACATCACGGATACAGGTACTAATGCCATAAAGATTGTTTTCGCAAATAAATAAAACTGGAAGCTTCCAGATTGAAGCCATGTTCATCGCCTCATGAACCGAACCTTGATTGGTAGCAGCATCGCCAAAGAAACAGGCAACTATTTGGTTACTTTTTTGAAGATGAAGTGCATATCCGGCACCAACGGCAATGGGTGTTCCAGCGCCGACTATCCCGTTAGCTCCTAATATCCCCAAGCTCATATCGGTAATATGCATTGATCCGCCCTTCCCTTTGCAATAACCGGTGCTTTTCCCCAATAGCTCAGCCATCATTTTTTTAACATCGCCACCTTTAGCGATACAATGTCCGTGGCCACGATGGGTACTGGTTATATAATCATCTTTTTGAAGTGCCGAACATACTCCAACTGCAATAGCCTCTTCTCCTAAATACAAATGAACTGGTCCACGAATATAGTTTTTAAGAAATAAATCGAGGACTTTAGATTCAAATAATCGTATTCGAAGCATATTTCGATAGGCATCGATATAAAGTTTTTCTTCCTTAGATAATGACACAATAAAGCCTCCCCAGGTAATTTTCTTTCCTAGAATACAATTTCAACCAAATTCCCTTTATATCCATCTCTCCCTTTGGATAAAGGGAGATAGTTCGGGAATCGATTCGTTACCATTAAATTCAAATCCCCCTTGCCCTCTTTTCTAAAGGAGAAGGTTGATTCTTTAGTATATTTTCATTGTCATCCGATGCTGCTAGGCAGCATGAAGGTCTATCCTGAAAATACCATCTTATAAACTCCCCCATTGAGGGGGGATAAAGGGGGGTGTGCCTTTAATCGGTCATCCTGAGCCCTCGCTTTTTGAGGGCGTGAGGATCTCATCTTTTAAGTTTTTTCTTCATAAATACTTTAAATGATGAGATTCTTACGTCGTCCGGCAAAAACACCGGACTCCTCAGAATGACTAAGTGGATGGTAGAGATTGCCACGTCGCACAAGACGCTCCTCGCAATGACGGAGCGGGCGGGTGAGATTGCCACGTCGCATAGGACGCTCCTCGCAATGACGGAGCAGAAAAAAACTCAAATCTCCCTACCCCTTTGCTAAGGGGGGGGAGATTGGTTCTTGAGTATATATTTTCATCCTCATTTGATGTTGCAAAGCAACATAAGGGCTACCCTGAAAAATCACGGGCATGATAAATCAAGCCCCTACCAAAGAATATAACATTGCAGGGCACAATGTATTGTGCCCATTCTTTAATTCATGTAGCGACATGCCATGGCATGTCGAATCTTGGTTTTTCATCCTCATCTGGTACTGTTAGGCAGCATGACCGTCTATCCAATAAAATAGTGAGAAGCGAATTGTCTAAATTTCCCTCTTATCCCAAATTTCTCCCATCAGGGGAGAAGGAACTCTGAATCATCATTGCGATAGGCAAAACGAGATAGCAATTGCCTCATTAAACTATCCTTTAATGCCTGTCATCGATATTCCTTCTATAAATTTCCTTTGCAAAAATAAAAAGGCAATAATAGTCGGTAAAGATGCGATAATAGATGTTGCCATGATTAAACCATACTCTCTTGCCTCCGCTCCCTCGCTCACTCCCGACATAACACTCGATAACCCGACCGGCAAAGTTATCGAGCTATTACTTTGGGCAATAACCAAAGGCCAGAAAAAATTATTCCAAGAATTGGCTAAAGTTAAAATAACCAGCACGGTTATTGCCGGTATTGAGAGAGGAACAACAACCTTCCAGATCGTAGTCCATTGACTAGCTCCATCAATTTTGGCAGCTTCGTTCAGCTCTCTTGGGATACTTCTAAAAAACTGGGTAAGCAAAAATACCCCTATGGCTTCGGCTGCTTGAGGAAGGATAATCCCGGTTTTGGTATCGATGAGATTCATCCAACGGGTTAACTTATACATAGGAACGGCTGTTGAATAAATGGGAACCATTATGGTAATAAGAACCAGAGCAAAAAGGAAATTTTTCCCTTTAAATTCCATTTTGGCAAAGGCATAAGCAATGAGGATATCACAAAATAAAGTTAGAACAAGAGTAAAGACCGCCGTTACTGCGCTGTTATTCAACCAATTAAACAAAGGCAATAACTCAAAAGCACGTTTATAATTGTCAAGGGTTAATGTATTTGGAATCCAACGTACTTGGCTTTCAAATACCTCCCATTTGGGCTTTAGGGATGTTGAAACCATCCACAAAGTGGGAGCCAGAGCAATAAGAATTAAAACAATCATGACCAAATAGAGAATTACTTTCATCGGTATCGGCGTAGATCTTTTAAGCTTTTCCTGCAACTGGGCTCACCTCTTAATAAACATGATTAATATTAACTCAAAGTCTGTTTATTCACCCTAAATATCCCCATTGAAATAAGGAAAATAACTATAAATAAAACAACACTAATGGTTGAGGAATACCCTAATTTAAACAAACGAAAACCGTTAATGTAAAGATGTTGGACAAGAACCAGAGTGCTGTATCGTGGTCCTCCTCCGGTCATCGTATAAACCTGACCAAAAACTTGTAAAGAATAAATGATGGTAGTAAGAACCACAAAAAAAGTAGTTGACCGAAGACAGGGAATAATAACATGAATTAATCTTCGAAAGGAGCCTGCTCCATCGATTTCGGCAGCTTCCATTAATTCTCGGGGAACATCTTGAAGCCCTGCCAGAAATATCACTGTATTGTATCCAATCGTCCACCAGACCGAAGCCATTACAACTCCCAACATTGCTGTTGAAGATGAAGTGAGCCAGTAAATTGGTTCAATTTTTAATATCATTTGAAGATAATGGTTTAAAATTCCATAATTTCCTTCCAAAATCCATCTCCATAAAGCACCGACAACTGTAACCATTATGATATAAGGCATAAAAACTGCTGCCCGAGCTATAGCTCTCCCCCGGAGAGGTTTGTTTAAAAGCAAAGCAATAAAAAAACCTCCAATAACATTGATTGGCCCAACTAAGGCTAAA
Protein-coding sequences here:
- a CDS encoding carbohydrate ABC transporter permease; the protein is MNNQSLSKKKNVLSKIVESPFLYLAPYFALFFLFKLGPIVSNFFVSLYELDIVGSGQFVGIKNYSRLVADKLFWIALKNTFYYLALVGPINVIGGFFIALLLNKPLRGRAIARAAVFMPYIIMVTVVGALWRWILEGNYGILNHYLQMILKIEPIYWLTSSSTAMLGVVMASVWWTIGYNTVIFLAGLQDVPRELMEAAEIDGAGSFRRLIHVIIPCLRSTTFFVVLTTIIYSLQVFGQVYTMTGGGPRYSTLVLVQHLYINGFRLFKLGYSSTISVVLFIVIFLISMGIFRVNKQTLS